DNA from Sphingomonas sp. R1:
CCGCCGCCGAAGGCGGTGGTGGAGGGGTGTCCCGGCTGGAAGCGGAGGTCTCCGTCCCCACCGTCGACACCCTCCGTCAGCCCTTCGGGCTGCCACCTCCCCTTACAGGGGAGGATGCTTGGAATGTCTTCTATGTCGCAATATGCGAAGCCTGATCTTCGTGCTGAATGCTGTCGAGATAGTCTTCGATGTCCAAAATCAACTGCGTGGCACCCCGCAGGTTCGCTGAGAAGCGAAGCGTCTCGCCCGCTTAAAATACCAAACGATAGTCCTCAGAGATCTCGCTCCTTCGCACGGATACCAGTTCGGAGATAAAGAACAGCCGTTCCTTGCCCGTCCAGCTTCGTACCAGGATCATACTCCCCTTCCACTTCACGCACCTCCCGTACGCGATCCAGACAGGGTAAGCTCCAGCAATTGCAAATCCTATCAGTACCAACAGCGCGTAGAAATTTTGCTCCTGCGCGTCGGGTTGCATCGGATCCGACGTTATCAGGGCCGACCCTGCGAACACGACGAACGACCCACAGCCGAACAACATGAAGTAGATCAAGAAGCCTGGCTTAAGCTGCTTCCACCCGCTTTCATCGCGCTGGACGCGCACCCGCACGTGCTGCGCAATCATGGTCGCGAGGCCTACTGCCGCGCCTACGATCAGGACTCTCGCCAAGACGCTCATTGCCCTCGCCCCTCACCCCACCAGCACCACATGCAGAAACCGCGGCCCATGCGCCCCGCGGACATAGGTGCCTTCGATGTCGGTCGTGCCGCTGACGCCGGTTACCCAATAGTGCGCACGCGGCGCCGCCCCGCCCGGCACCGCGTCCTCCAGCCAGCGGACCAGGCCGGCGACCTCCAGCAGGACGATATGGCGCAGCGCCAGGAAGTTGGGCAGCATCGGCGCTTCCGGCGCGGTCTCGAACACCAGCGAGCCGGTCTCCGCCACTCCGGCGCGGGCGAAGGCCAGCACCGTGCCGTCGTCGATCGGGCAGTCCGCCAGCCGGGTCAGCCCGGCCCAGTCGAGTCCCGCCACCCGAGCGTCGGGCGGCAGCCAGAGCGCCGGTTCCGCGCCCTCGGCGGCGAGGTACGCCGCTACCGCCCCCGGCAGTTCCGCCAGCGACCCGATCCGCGCATGCGTCGCCGCTACGCTCGGCTGGCCAAGCTGCGTCAAGAAGCGCGCCACCAGATCCTCCGGCCCCGCCGGCCGTTCGCGCTCCTCGCCCGTGAGCAGCGCCGCCGCCTCGGCTGCCAGATCCGCCGCCGCCCGCGCCGGCCCCAGCCGCGCCAGGATCGCGTCGCGCGCGCTCATCGTTCGCCCTTTCGGTAGCGGTCCATGAAGCTTTCCGCCGC
Protein-coding regions in this window:
- a CDS encoding LutC/YkgG family protein; amino-acid sequence: MSARDAILARLGPARAAADLAAEAAALLTGEERERPAGPEDLVARFLTQLGQPSVAATHARIGSLAELPGAVAAYLAAEGAEPALWLPPDARVAGLDWAGLTRLADCPIDDGTVLAFARAGVAETGSLVFETAPEAPMLPNFLALRHIVLLEVAGLVRWLEDAVPGGAAPRAHYWVTGVSGTTDIEGTYVRGAHGPRFLHVVLVG